Proteins encoded by one window of Desulfovibrio ferrophilus:
- a CDS encoding deoxyribodipyrimidine photo-lyase, with translation MNPSRARIVAQGEDSGGPVVYWMSRDQRSRDNWALIHARELAGSNRALVVAFCLVPSYPGATLRHYDFMLKGLEQTAHDLREMNIPFALLMGDPAQELPALCEQIGAGLLVTDFDPLRIKGQWLKAVASRVDIPLLQVDAHNVVPAWVTSDKQEYAARTIRPKIHRLLPEYLEDFPELEPCAKSLELPGPDWTTARALLRVDEGVGPVALPSGESHGLHGLVTFLDERLLRYAEASNDPNADAVSKLSAYLHFGQLSAQRVALETARRARDENAENFLEQLVVRRELSDNFCLYNPQYETLAAAPEWAIKTLDDHRDDPRPYLYTLEQFERAETHSDLWNAAQMQMVSTGFMHGYMRMFWAKKILEWSISPEQAFMTALTLNDRYQLDGRDPNGYVGVLWSMAGIHDRPWKERPVYGKVRYMNENGCRRKFDVGAYIAKYG, from the coding sequence ATGAACCCGTCCCGGGCGCGCATCGTGGCTCAGGGGGAAGATTCCGGTGGACCGGTGGTCTACTGGATGAGTCGTGACCAACGAAGCCGAGACAACTGGGCGCTGATCCATGCTCGTGAACTGGCGGGCAGCAATCGTGCGCTGGTGGTGGCCTTCTGTCTGGTGCCGTCCTATCCGGGTGCGACCCTGCGCCATTATGACTTCATGCTCAAGGGGTTGGAACAGACCGCCCACGACCTGCGTGAGATGAATATTCCCTTTGCATTACTCATGGGCGACCCAGCGCAGGAGCTTCCGGCCTTGTGCGAACAGATCGGCGCGGGGCTGCTGGTTACGGACTTCGACCCCTTGCGTATCAAGGGCCAGTGGCTGAAGGCCGTGGCTTCACGCGTTGATATTCCGTTGTTGCAGGTGGACGCACACAATGTGGTGCCCGCCTGGGTGACTTCGGACAAGCAGGAATACGCCGCGCGCACCATCCGTCCCAAGATCCATCGCCTGCTGCCCGAGTATCTGGAGGATTTCCCGGAGCTTGAACCCTGCGCAAAGTCGCTGGAGCTACCGGGTCCGGACTGGACCACGGCGAGGGCTCTATTGCGTGTGGACGAAGGGGTTGGACCTGTGGCTTTACCTTCGGGCGAAAGCCACGGCCTGCATGGTCTGGTAACCTTTTTGGATGAAAGGTTGTTGCGCTATGCCGAGGCCAGCAACGACCCCAACGCCGATGCCGTGTCCAAGCTATCGGCCTATCTTCATTTCGGGCAACTTTCGGCCCAGCGCGTGGCGTTGGAGACGGCGCGCCGGGCTCGGGATGAGAACGCCGAGAATTTTCTGGAACAGCTGGTAGTGCGCCGCGAGTTGAGTGACAACTTCTGCTTGTATAATCCGCAGTACGAAACCCTTGCCGCAGCGCCCGAATGGGCCATCAAGACCTTGGACGATCATCGCGACGACCCGCGACCGTACCTCTACACCCTTGAGCAATTCGAACGGGCCGAGACCCACTCCGACCTTTGGAACGCGGCGCAGATGCAGATGGTGAGTACGGGCTTCATGCACGGGTACATGCGCATGTTCTGGGCCAAGAAGATTCTGGAATGGTCGATCAGCCCGGAACAGGCTTTCATGACCGCCCTGACCTTGAACGACCGCTATCAACTGGATGGACGCGACCCCAATGGCTATGTGGGCGTGCTCTGGTCCATGGCGGGTATCCATGACCGACCGTGGAAGGAACGCCCCGTGTACGGAAAGGTGCGCTACATGAACGAGAATGGGTGTCGGCGGAAGTTTGATGTGGGGGCATATATCGCCAAGTATGGCTAG
- a CDS encoding YqaE/Pmp3 family membrane protein, translating into MRLILAIFLPWLQFFTIGKPLQGIICLLLQLTLIGWLPAALWSVYALSQYRTDQKIDEMRRGM; encoded by the coding sequence ATGCGTCTGATTCTTGCGATCTTTCTGCCCTGGCTGCAGTTTTTTACCATTGGTAAGCCCTTGCAGGGCATCATCTGTCTGCTGTTGCAGCTGACGCTCATTGGTTGGCTTCCTGCCGCCTTGTGGTCGGTCTACGCCCTCTCGCAGTACAGGACTGATCAGAAGATTGATGAGATGAGGCGGGGTATGTAA
- a CDS encoding TrmH family RNA methyltransferase, whose product MTNRDKKTDDQAIVPGRKPVLELIDASPEKIDTVFLQQGAHGKEIAAIVERCKAGHIRFRNMPRHELDKIYPGNTQGVVARLASQGFMDLETLLDQTVDAPLPVLVALDQVQDPGNVGTLARTLYALGGAGLIVPKDRTAYLGGAAQKASAGALAKLPVSKVVNLARALDQCLDRGFDVVATTLGPKATNMYEARLSTPTVLVLGNEEKGVRPNVLKRATQELTIPLARPFDSLNVAQAGAIVLAEYARRQRD is encoded by the coding sequence GTGACAAATCGCGATAAAAAAACAGACGATCAGGCCATTGTGCCCGGGCGCAAGCCCGTTTTGGAGTTGATCGATGCCTCTCCCGAGAAGATCGATACGGTTTTCCTGCAACAGGGTGCCCATGGCAAGGAAATCGCTGCCATTGTCGAGCGCTGCAAGGCCGGACACATCCGGTTCCGCAACATGCCGCGCCACGAGCTGGACAAAATCTATCCGGGCAACACCCAGGGCGTTGTGGCGCGTCTGGCTTCCCAGGGCTTCATGGACCTCGAAACCCTGCTGGACCAGACCGTGGACGCGCCCCTGCCTGTGCTGGTGGCGCTGGACCAAGTGCAGGACCCCGGCAATGTCGGGACCCTGGCGCGAACCCTGTATGCCCTTGGCGGGGCCGGGCTCATCGTTCCCAAAGACCGCACCGCCTACCTTGGCGGAGCCGCACAGAAAGCCAGTGCCGGGGCTCTGGCCAAGCTGCCGGTGTCCAAGGTCGTGAACCTGGCACGGGCTCTGGATCAATGCCTGGACCGGGGTTTTGACGTCGTCGCCACAACCCTTGGCCCCAAAGCAACCAACATGTATGAGGCCCGGTTGTCAACTCCGACCGTGTTGGTCCTGGGCAACGAGGAAAAGGGCGTACGCCCCAATGTCTTGAAGCGCGCCACGCAAGAACTGACCATCCCCCTGGCCAGACCCTTTGATTCATTGAATGTTGCCCAGGCCGGAGCCATCGTGCTTGCCGAATACGCCAGAAGGCAACGGGATTAA
- a CDS encoding LysM peptidoglycan-binding domain-containing protein — translation MNPESFKRLAPMILVLFMLLAPAGCVKKPVDKQNQALSEQPADAPEVAIAPEDASGLDAVEQEAAEALALAEDGTPLTPQEEEALESEPEISFDLGQHDTKEVRSFFKYFTHHKKGRKNFERWLERSAKYLPYVRRVFAERGLPHDLVYLPFVESGYNPRAGSRAGAKGMWQFMPYTGRKFGLEVGWWVDERYDPYKATHAAADYLTVLHEEFGDWYLALAAYNAGEGRVGRAIKKSGCEDFFELSQMKTNRWRRGRRLYYLPKETRLYVPKLLAVIKIVQNLESLGFKPLDWSAPDTVAQVNVPPRTDLREVAKVSGLSWQQFKDFNPAYAEPGSHPNEKSTVYVPTDKAEAAQAYLASAERKEYKAYYSFYKVRKGDSWYRISRRFGVPIAVLKGYNNKRSNLLRPGQSLKIPGKGETRLTAAQIKSQRKARSKNATNVLAGKVNTKGQYVVGSGDSLWSIAKAHKTTVSKLAAANGLSSKARLRMGQTLTIPGGKTLAIQTVAKATQPVTADSNVRQLAQSRSNYVVHSGDSLWSVAKHYGTTVGTLAKANGLSSRSSLKIGQRLYIPDQSSTATLRTAEQAEQAKQVITYKVRRGDTLYAIAKRFRVSEQSIRQWNGMDSSRIYPGDKLKLYQ, via the coding sequence ATGAATCCAGAGAGTTTCAAACGACTGGCACCGATGATTTTGGTGCTCTTTATGCTGCTTGCCCCGGCAGGCTGCGTGAAAAAGCCCGTTGATAAGCAGAACCAGGCCCTGTCCGAACAGCCTGCGGATGCCCCTGAAGTTGCCATTGCCCCGGAAGACGCTTCCGGACTGGACGCCGTGGAGCAGGAAGCAGCCGAAGCCCTGGCCCTGGCCGAGGACGGCACACCCCTGACCCCACAGGAAGAAGAGGCCTTGGAATCCGAGCCCGAGATCAGCTTTGATCTGGGCCAGCACGATACCAAGGAAGTCCGCTCGTTCTTCAAGTATTTTACTCACCACAAGAAAGGCCGCAAGAACTTTGAGCGTTGGCTGGAACGTTCGGCCAAGTATCTGCCTTACGTGCGCCGGGTGTTTGCCGAGCGCGGGCTGCCGCATGATCTGGTCTATTTGCCTTTTGTGGAGAGCGGTTATAACCCGCGTGCCGGCTCCCGCGCCGGGGCCAAGGGCATGTGGCAGTTCATGCCCTATACGGGTCGCAAATTTGGTCTGGAAGTGGGTTGGTGGGTCGATGAGCGCTATGATCCCTATAAAGCCACCCATGCCGCAGCGGATTACCTGACCGTGCTGCACGAGGAGTTCGGGGACTGGTATCTGGCCCTGGCCGCCTACAATGCTGGCGAAGGCCGAGTGGGCCGCGCCATCAAGAAGAGCGGTTGCGAGGATTTCTTCGAACTGTCCCAGATGAAGACCAACCGCTGGCGCCGGGGGCGCAGGCTGTATTACCTGCCCAAGGAAACCCGTCTGTACGTGCCCAAGCTGCTGGCGGTGATCAAGATCGTGCAGAATCTGGAATCTCTGGGCTTCAAGCCCTTGGACTGGAGCGCACCCGACACCGTGGCCCAGGTCAATGTGCCGCCGCGCACGGATCTGCGCGAGGTTGCCAAGGTCAGCGGTCTCTCCTGGCAGCAGTTCAAGGATTTCAATCCGGCCTATGCCGAGCCGGGTAGCCATCCCAATGAAAAGAGCACTGTCTATGTGCCCACGGACAAGGCCGAGGCCGCCCAGGCGTATCTGGCCAGTGCCGAGCGCAAGGAATACAAGGCCTATTACAGTTTTTATAAAGTGCGCAAGGGTGACTCCTGGTACCGCATTTCCCGTCGCTTCGGTGTGCCCATCGCAGTGCTCAAGGGCTATAATAATAAGCGCTCCAATCTGCTGCGCCCTGGTCAGTCTTTGAAGATTCCCGGTAAGGGTGAGACCAGGCTGACCGCAGCGCAGATCAAGAGCCAGCGCAAAGCCCGCTCCAAGAATGCGACGAATGTGCTGGCGGGCAAGGTCAACACCAAAGGCCAGTACGTGGTGGGCAGCGGAGATTCCCTGTGGTCCATCGCCAAGGCCCACAAGACCACAGTCAGCAAGCTGGCAGCGGCCAATGGTCTGTCCAGCAAGGCCCGCCTGCGCATGGGCCAGACCTTGACCATCCCCGGTGGAAAGACCCTGGCCATTCAGACTGTGGCCAAGGCCACCCAGCCTGTGACTGCGGACTCCAACGTTCGCCAACTGGCTCAGTCGCGCTCCAACTATGTTGTTCACAGTGGCGACTCACTGTGGTCCGTGGCCAAGCATTACGGCACCACCGTGGGCACTCTGGCCAAGGCCAATGGCCTGTCCAGTCGCTCTTCGCTGAAGATCGGCCAGCGTCTTTATATTCCGGATCAATCGTCCACGGCTACGCTCCGCACTGCCGAGCAGGCCGAGCAGGCCAAGCAGGTGATCACCTACAAGGTCCGTCGCGGTGATACTTTGTATGCCATTGCCAAACGCTTTCGGGTCTCGGAGCAGAGCATCCGCCAGTGGAACGGCATGGATTCGTCGCGCATCTACCCCGGTGACAAGCTGAAGCTGTACCAATAG